One window from the genome of Paenibacillus azoreducens encodes:
- a CDS encoding GntR family transcriptional regulator: protein MKGTSEMREEMEIMDKLIFDMEAGVYEPDDKLPSENDLARLFKVPRMTARKAYEKLQDLGYVYSKQGKGSFVRDQHQRIPLLFSGNESFSSKMLQMGYDYQSRNLFCDPIEYNHKIYETLGADPGERVFKIGRLRLIGNRPIAIHISYVPESMFADIGQTGRDITSMFEYYRRKGYIDFGSMKTLLSVKYPGKAERELLACTGLIPLLVVETGCLDNRTGRALEYTRILYRSDYFTYEL, encoded by the coding sequence GTGAAGGGAACGAGCGAAATGCGCGAGGAAATGGAGATCATGGATAAGCTGATATTCGATATGGAGGCAGGAGTTTATGAGCCCGATGACAAGCTGCCCTCCGAGAACGATTTGGCCCGACTGTTCAAGGTCCCACGAATGACCGCCCGCAAAGCCTACGAAAAGCTCCAGGACCTTGGTTACGTATATTCGAAGCAGGGGAAAGGCAGCTTTGTCCGGGATCAGCACCAGCGCATCCCGCTCCTTTTTTCCGGCAATGAAAGCTTTAGCTCCAAAATGCTTCAAATGGGGTACGATTACCAGTCCCGCAATCTGTTTTGCGATCCCATCGAATATAATCATAAAATTTATGAAACGCTCGGCGCGGACCCCGGAGAGAGAGTCTTCAAAATCGGCAGGCTGCGCCTCATCGGTAACCGGCCGATCGCGATTCATATCTCTTACGTGCCGGAATCCATGTTTGCGGACATCGGGCAGACCGGAAGGGATATTACCTCGATGTTCGAGTATTACCGAAGGAAGGGGTACATCGATTTCGGATCGATGAAGACGCTCCTCAGCGTCAAGTATCCCGGCAAAGCGGAGAGGGAACTGCTCGCCTGCACCGGCCTCATTCCGCTGCTCGTGGTGGAAACGGGTTGCCTGGATAACCGGACGGGAAGGGCGCTTGAATATACGCGGATACTGTATAGGAGTGACTATTTTACGTATGAGCTCTAA
- the phnG gene encoding phosphonate C-P lyase system protein PhnG, which produces MKRRRRTEILIEGSREIASAMAQEISDRYEVRLIEEPNQGLVMAKVRETAEQSLFYIGEVLVSECKVQVEGCMGLGIVKGLHNDLAYQLAVIDAAYQAGLRETLAWEPLLGSEEAKLRARREKAFGQIAKTKVDFETMDTVKGGER; this is translated from the coding sequence ATGAAGCGAAGACGAAGAACCGAGATCCTGATTGAAGGATCCCGGGAGATAGCCTCGGCCATGGCGCAGGAAATTTCAGACCGGTACGAGGTGAGGCTAATCGAGGAACCGAATCAAGGGCTTGTCATGGCCAAGGTTAGGGAAACTGCTGAGCAAAGCCTGTTTTACATTGGCGAAGTGCTGGTAAGCGAGTGCAAGGTACAGGTGGAAGGATGCATGGGGCTCGGTATCGTCAAGGGACTTCATAATGATCTGGCTTATCAGCTGGCCGTTATCGACGCCGCTTATCAAGCCGGGCTGCGGGAGACCTTGGCCTGGGAGCCGCTTCTCGGCTCCGAAGAGGCGAAGCTCAGGGCACGGCGGGAGAAGGCGTTCGGCCAAATCGCCAAAACGAAGGTGGATTTCGAGACGATGGATACGGTTAAAGGAGGAGAGCGATGA
- the phnH gene encoding phosphonate C-P lyase system protein PhnH, whose product MSFHAIHDIQRAYRKVVDSMARPGRVSDLSEEASRADAGFGSYPSTWVLAVMMLDTEVTFKIYSRRENELSRLFNQLTFASRAETEKADYIFVLHDAEEGAAEAALRKAKTGSLADPHDSASIIIESGDLSDGSEWRLTGPGIREESLVRLPLEGGLLLARAERNAEYPMGLDMIVVDRKHRLICLPRTTQISRREVQLAWDM is encoded by the coding sequence ATGAGCTTTCATGCGATTCACGATATTCAGCGCGCTTACCGCAAGGTAGTGGATTCCATGGCCCGACCTGGCCGGGTGTCGGATTTATCCGAGGAAGCTTCCAGGGCGGATGCCGGTTTCGGGAGTTATCCCTCCACTTGGGTACTGGCCGTCATGATGCTCGATACGGAAGTTACCTTCAAAATATACTCCCGCCGCGAAAACGAGCTTTCCCGGCTTTTTAACCAGCTGACCTTCGCAAGCCGGGCCGAGACGGAGAAGGCGGACTATATCTTTGTTCTGCACGATGCGGAAGAAGGCGCCGCGGAGGCGGCTTTGCGCAAAGCCAAAACAGGAAGCCTCGCCGATCCGCATGATTCGGCTTCCATCATTATCGAATCCGGCGACTTGTCGGACGGGTCCGAATGGAGGCTCACCGGCCCGGGAATCCGTGAGGAAAGTTTGGTCCGGCTGCCGCTGGAAGGCGGCTTGCTTCTGGCAAGGGCGGAGAGAAATGCGGAGTATCCGATGGGCCTGGATATGATCGTCGTTGACCGGAAGCATCGGCTGATATGCCTGCCCCGGACGACGCAAATTTCCCGGCGGGAGGTGCAGCTAGCATGGGATATGTAG
- a CDS encoding carbon-phosphorus lyase complex subunit PhnI, giving the protein MGYVAVKGGTLAIEESLKRIKYERLKGGTVLDVRRIEGGMRALVDQVMSESSLYSETLAALALKQAEGSPEEAVFLLRAYRSTLPRKHYSRVAKTSEMRVERRISASFKDIPGGQILGATVDYSHRLLDFDLMDETDEEAAEWVRGFQEELKDQPPAAGEAELMKVVDYLIRQGLMVRREDDDTEPDDVTRRSVTFPASRSQKLQILTRGQTGAVTSLAYAVIRGYGVSHPTVGELRVGHMPVSIDDPLGMEGDEDDSYYIGEIKVTEAEMLMSASASKEQGRKELAFEIGYGLCYGQNETKAIAMGILDHSLEQGDGSLPTQNHEFVLFHIDSVESTGFMSHLKLPHYVTFQSKMNDVRKTKGTVKPEETAAEKTGEVQEACT; this is encoded by the coding sequence ATGGGATATGTAGCGGTAAAAGGCGGAACGCTCGCGATTGAAGAATCGCTGAAGCGGATTAAATATGAACGGCTTAAAGGGGGCACCGTTCTCGATGTTCGCCGGATCGAAGGGGGCATGCGGGCTTTGGTCGATCAGGTGATGTCGGAGAGCAGTCTATACAGCGAGACGCTGGCGGCGCTGGCGCTCAAACAAGCGGAAGGGAGTCCGGAGGAGGCGGTGTTTTTATTGAGAGCTTACCGGTCGACCCTGCCCAGGAAGCATTATTCCAGAGTGGCAAAGACAAGCGAAATGAGGGTTGAACGGCGGATTTCCGCCAGCTTCAAGGATATTCCGGGAGGGCAAATTCTCGGGGCCACCGTGGATTACAGCCATCGCCTGCTTGATTTTGACCTGATGGATGAGACGGACGAAGAAGCGGCGGAGTGGGTGCGCGGGTTCCAGGAAGAATTAAAGGATCAGCCGCCTGCAGCAGGGGAAGCCGAACTCATGAAAGTCGTGGATTATTTGATCCGGCAAGGGCTCATGGTACGCCGTGAGGATGACGATACCGAACCGGATGATGTCACGCGCAGAAGCGTAACGTTCCCGGCCAGCCGGAGTCAGAAACTGCAGATCCTGACGCGGGGACAGACTGGAGCGGTAACGTCCTTGGCCTATGCCGTTATCCGCGGGTACGGAGTTTCCCATCCGACCGTAGGCGAGCTGCGGGTTGGGCATATGCCGGTATCCATCGACGACCCGCTGGGGATGGAAGGAGACGAGGACGACAGCTATTACATCGGCGAAATCAAGGTCACCGAGGCAGAAATGCTTATGTCGGCTTCCGCGTCGAAGGAACAGGGCCGAAAAGAGCTCGCTTTTGAAATCGGCTACGGCTTGTGTTACGGCCAGAATGAGACCAAGGCGATTGCGATGGGCATTCTGGACCACAGCCTGGAACAGGGAGACGGCAGCCTCCCGACCCAGAATCATGAATTCGTGCTGTTTCATATCGATTCCGTGGAATCCACCGGATTCATGTCGCATCTGAAACTCCCGCATTACGTCACTTTCCAGTCCAAGATGAACGACGTGCGGAAAACGAAGGGAACAGTGAAGCCGGAAGAAACTGCGGCCGAGAAGACCGGGGAGGTGCAGGAAGCATGCACATAA
- a CDS encoding alpha-D-ribose 1-methylphosphonate 5-phosphate C-P-lyase PhnJ, with the protein MHINYNFAFFDEGSKREIRRATLKAIAIPGYQVPFASREMPIGRGWGTGGLQLTLSLVGREDVVKVIDQGSDESVNAVSIKKLVQYTTGIETTDETAEATLIQSRHRVPEAPLREGQILVLQVPTPEPLRMYEPSEAETKKLHAEKEYSGAWLMLFEQIMNYGSMTTGADHPVLVHDRYVMAPSPIPKFDNPKLDASEALILLGAGREKKIYAVPPYTQIVSLDFEDHPFEPESFQGRSCRLCGATGVFLDELYDDIGGIAYFQCNDTSYCLDRMNRQTRDEGVGSR; encoded by the coding sequence ATGCACATAAACTACAATTTCGCGTTTTTCGATGAGGGCTCCAAGCGGGAAATCCGCAGAGCGACCCTGAAGGCGATCGCCATTCCGGGATATCAGGTTCCGTTTGCCTCCAGGGAAATGCCGATCGGGCGGGGCTGGGGAACGGGAGGTCTTCAGCTGACGCTCTCTTTGGTTGGCCGCGAAGACGTCGTGAAGGTGATCGATCAGGGGTCCGACGAATCGGTGAATGCCGTCAGCATCAAGAAGCTGGTTCAGTATACGACGGGGATCGAAACGACGGACGAAACCGCGGAAGCGACCTTGATTCAGTCCAGACACCGCGTTCCCGAGGCCCCGCTTCGGGAAGGTCAAATCCTTGTGCTGCAGGTGCCTACTCCTGAGCCGCTCAGGATGTATGAACCGAGCGAGGCGGAGACCAAAAAGCTGCATGCGGAAAAAGAATACAGCGGCGCTTGGCTTATGCTGTTCGAGCAAATCATGAACTACGGCAGCATGACGACCGGCGCAGACCACCCGGTGCTGGTTCACGACCGGTATGTTATGGCGCCAAGCCCGATTCCTAAATTCGATAATCCCAAGTTGGATGCGTCCGAAGCGCTTATTCTTCTCGGAGCCGGACGGGAAAAGAAAATTTATGCGGTGCCCCCGTATACCCAAATCGTATCGCTCGATTTTGAAGACCACCCGTTTGAACCGGAATCCTTCCAGGGCCGATCATGCAGGCTGTGCGGAGCTACCGGCGTGTTTTTGGACGAATTGTACGATGACATTGGCGGCATCGCTTATTTCCAATGCAACGACACAAGCTACTGTTTGGACCGGATGAACCGGCAAACCCGGGATGAGGGGGTAGGGAGCCGATGA
- a CDS encoding ATP-binding cassette domain-containing protein codes for MTQTEQPIISIRHLNKQFGEGCAHCASPGSRRLHRNFCTVCGTVYSCQDVSFDLYPGEIIGVVGESGSGKSTMMRCLYFDQEATSGEAYLKEYKGGSQNLFTESPQQKRYIRNHLMGKVYQNPMLGLRMGFSSIGNIAEKMIAAGIRHVGEMEARGKELLGKVHIPLHRIKEAPKHFSGGMQQRVQIAKALSNNPPVLLLDEVTTGLDLSVQASVLDLIKYLQRELGISIILVSHDLGVIRMLADRTLVMLDGRVVEEGLTDQILEDPQEAYTQQLVHSLL; via the coding sequence ATGACGCAAACGGAACAACCGATCATTTCCATTCGACATTTAAACAAGCAGTTTGGGGAAGGCTGCGCGCACTGCGCAAGCCCCGGCAGCCGCCGGCTTCACCGGAATTTTTGCACGGTATGCGGAACGGTGTATTCCTGCCAGGACGTCTCCTTTGATCTGTATCCGGGCGAGATTATCGGCGTGGTCGGAGAAAGCGGCAGCGGAAAGTCGACGATGATGCGGTGCCTGTATTTCGACCAAGAGGCCACCAGCGGCGAAGCTTATCTAAAGGAATACAAAGGTGGAAGCCAAAACCTGTTTACGGAATCTCCGCAGCAGAAGCGGTACATCCGCAACCACCTCATGGGAAAGGTGTATCAGAACCCGATGCTGGGCTTGCGAATGGGGTTCTCCTCTATCGGCAACATCGCGGAAAAGATGATCGCGGCGGGCATCCGCCACGTGGGAGAGATGGAAGCCCGCGGCAAGGAACTGCTGGGCAAGGTCCACATCCCGCTCCACCGGATCAAGGAAGCCCCGAAGCATTTTTCCGGCGGCATGCAGCAGCGGGTGCAGATTGCCAAGGCATTATCCAATAATCCGCCTGTGCTGCTGCTCGATGAAGTCACGACCGGACTTGACCTGTCCGTTCAGGCAAGCGTGCTGGATTTGATCAAGTACCTGCAGCGGGAGCTTGGCATCAGCATCATTCTCGTGTCGCATGATCTCGGGGTGATCCGCATGCTCGCCGACCGGACGCTAGTGATGCTTGACGGCAGGGTGGTTGAGGAAGGTTTGACCGACCAGATCCTAGAGGATCCGCAGGAAGCGTATACGCAGCAGCTCGTGCATTCTTTGCTGTAG
- the phnM gene encoding phosphonate metabolism protein PhnM, with protein sequence MYLITNGLIVTEETILDGYDILIQGDKIARISPRGEIKADGRTEVIDAGGGYLAPGFIDIHSDYIEHMAAPRPTSLMDFRLSLRETEKELITHGITTMFHSLSIYKSTEYKYRPIREPENVRRLLELIESSHTSKHLVRHRFHARFEIDNVVEVDNLKSYIAANKVHLVSFMDHTPGQGQYRDLEVYRATLRGYDDVTDEGIDELIRKHMSKEKLTAQGIREIAGMALEAGIAVASHDDDSLEKLDLVKGFGATISEFPITLEIARRAKEQGMYTVAGAPNVILGGSHSGNLSAAEAIREKCIDILCSDYYPASLLHAVFYLAERCGQDLADMFRLVTLHPARAVKMDHEIGSIRVGKKADLILIAMIEEDFPVITAVFVDGKLIQRTNYRDHERGNDVEEPADDRTFVEDVHFA encoded by the coding sequence GTGTATCTCATTACGAACGGGCTCATCGTTACCGAAGAAACGATCCTGGATGGATACGACATTTTGATTCAAGGCGATAAGATCGCGCGGATTTCCCCGCGCGGCGAAATCAAGGCGGATGGACGGACCGAGGTGATCGATGCGGGAGGAGGATACCTTGCGCCCGGGTTTATCGATATTCACTCCGATTACATTGAGCATATGGCCGCCCCGAGGCCGACATCTTTAATGGATTTCCGGCTTAGTCTCAGGGAGACGGAGAAGGAGCTGATCACCCACGGCATTACGACGATGTTTCATTCCTTATCCATCTACAAGTCGACGGAGTACAAATACCGCCCGATCCGCGAACCGGAAAATGTCCGCAGGCTGCTGGAGCTGATCGAGTCTTCGCATACGAGCAAGCATCTGGTGCGCCACCGCTTCCACGCCAGGTTTGAGATCGACAATGTGGTTGAGGTTGACAATCTCAAAAGCTATATCGCGGCTAACAAAGTGCATCTGGTCTCGTTTATGGACCATACGCCGGGTCAGGGACAATATCGTGATCTGGAGGTATACCGGGCAACGTTAAGAGGTTACGACGATGTGACCGATGAGGGCATAGACGAGCTGATTCGGAAGCATATGAGCAAGGAGAAATTGACCGCCCAGGGCATCCGGGAAATCGCCGGGATGGCGCTGGAAGCCGGAATTGCCGTCGCCTCGCATGACGACGATTCCCTTGAGAAGCTGGATCTGGTTAAGGGTTTCGGGGCAACCATCAGCGAGTTTCCGATCACCCTTGAGATCGCCCGGCGGGCAAAAGAACAGGGGATGTACACCGTGGCCGGCGCGCCTAACGTCATCCTTGGCGGTTCGCATAGCGGAAATCTGTCTGCCGCCGAGGCGATTCGGGAGAAATGCATCGATATCTTATGCAGCGATTATTATCCGGCTTCGCTCCTGCACGCCGTATTTTACCTTGCAGAACGCTGCGGACAGGACTTGGCGGACATGTTCCGGCTGGTGACGCTTCATCCAGCGCGGGCCGTCAAGATGGATCACGAAATCGGCTCGATCCGGGTAGGGAAAAAGGCCGACCTGATCCTGATCGCAATGATCGAGGAGGATTTTCCGGTGATCACGGCGGTGTTCGTCGATGGAAAGCTGATTCAGAGAACCAACTACAGGGATCATGAAAGGGGGAACGACGTTGAAGAGCCTGCTGACGATCGAACATTTGTCGAAGACGTTCACTTTGCATAA
- a CDS encoding phosphonate C-P lyase system protein PhnL, whose protein sequence is MKSLLTIEHLSKTFTLHNLNQQIDAAQDVSLHLDEGEFIGITGKSGSGKSTVLRCIYRTYLPQGGTILYQSAKYGEVDLALAPDRTIIDLRKHEIGYVSQFLNVMPRTTARELVNQALLEMGKNPLTASQETEGMLDHFELDPALRDSYPATFSGGEKLRLNIARAMVKRPRLLLLDEPTASLDQSSKLKVKALIEQLMREGTTMLGIFHDLEFMEGLCSRRYHMQDGRFHETAG, encoded by the coding sequence TTGAAGAGCCTGCTGACGATCGAACATTTGTCGAAGACGTTCACTTTGCATAATTTGAATCAGCAGATCGACGCCGCTCAGGATGTAAGCCTGCATTTGGACGAGGGCGAATTTATCGGCATTACGGGTAAAAGCGGCAGCGGAAAGTCCACGGTTCTCCGCTGCATCTACCGGACCTATCTTCCGCAGGGGGGAACCATCCTGTACCAATCCGCAAAATACGGGGAAGTCGATCTAGCCCTGGCCCCGGATCGTACGATCATCGATTTGCGCAAGCATGAGATCGGCTACGTTTCCCAATTTTTGAACGTCATGCCGCGGACGACGGCGAGGGAACTGGTGAATCAGGCCCTGCTTGAAATGGGCAAGAACCCGCTGACCGCCTCACAGGAGACTGAGGGCATGCTGGATCATTTTGAGCTGGACCCCGCCCTCAGGGACAGTTATCCCGCAACATTCTCCGGCGGGGAAAAACTGCGCCTCAACATCGCGAGAGCGATGGTTAAACGCCCGAGGCTCCTGCTCCTGGATGAGCCGACCGCCAGCCTGGACCAATCTTCCAAGTTGAAGGTGAAGGCGCTGATCGAGCAGCTGATGCGGGAAGGAACCACTATGCTTGGCATCTTTCATGACCTGGAATTTATGGAGGGCCTGTGCAGCCGCAGATACCATATGCAGGACGGGCGCTTTCATGAAACCGCAGGCTAA
- a CDS encoding phosphate/phosphite/phosphonate ABC transporter substrate-binding protein has translation MKKTISLLLVLILAAAVAGCSSGASSLGLNVNGSKGKDTLTIVWYPNESAADLKDARDEIGRIVEKATGKKVEHKMTTDYNIAIEAIANGSADLAYMGPQGYVEARNKTEDVKPLFTNSGESGTLDDAVYYSWINVRKGDEAGYKNGDSFAIDSLAGKKFSFVSNSSTSGFKVPAAGIIGYFGKMDKYKNLSQDDLMQGGKDKFFSDVLFGGSHQGSAVNLLTGKADAAAFCDTCVSNYVELADGTANKPGAVYKVKEGAAEPFNTLAGKEFVVISVTPVLNSPFVANTKTVSEEDQKKLVDAFTADDVTHNPKIFLPKDSKATGLFKQKSGNERFLPVEDAWFNPIRELSK, from the coding sequence ATGAAAAAAACCATTTCTCTTCTCTTGGTTCTGATCCTGGCCGCAGCGGTTGCCGGCTGTTCTTCCGGAGCTTCCTCGCTGGGCCTGAACGTCAATGGTTCAAAAGGCAAGGATACTCTCACGATCGTCTGGTACCCGAATGAATCGGCCGCCGATTTGAAGGATGCGCGGGACGAGATCGGGAGGATCGTCGAGAAGGCCACAGGCAAAAAAGTCGAGCATAAAATGACGACGGATTATAACATTGCGATCGAAGCCATAGCAAACGGAAGCGCGGATTTGGCTTACATGGGTCCGCAGGGTTACGTGGAAGCCCGGAACAAAACGGAGGACGTGAAGCCGTTGTTTACGAACAGCGGAGAGTCGGGAACGCTGGATGACGCCGTGTACTACTCTTGGATCAATGTGAGAAAAGGGGACGAGGCCGGGTATAAAAACGGCGATAGTTTTGCCATCGACTCCCTAGCTGGTAAAAAGTTCTCCTTTGTTTCCAACAGCTCGACTTCGGGCTTTAAAGTTCCGGCTGCCGGCATTATCGGTTATTTCGGGAAAATGGATAAATATAAAAACCTGTCGCAGGATGATTTGATGCAGGGCGGCAAAGACAAGTTTTTCAGCGATGTCTTGTTCGGCGGTTCCCATCAGGGCTCCGCGGTCAACCTTCTGACAGGCAAAGCGGATGCGGCTGCTTTTTGCGATACGTGCGTGTCGAATTACGTGGAGCTGGCGGACGGAACCGCCAATAAACCCGGAGCGGTCTACAAGGTGAAGGAAGGTGCGGCAGAGCCCTTCAACACATTGGCAGGCAAAGAGTTTGTCGTCATTTCCGTCACGCCGGTGTTGAATTCCCCGTTTGTCGCCAATACGAAAACCGTGAGCGAAGAGGACCAGAAGAAGCTGGTGGATGCGTTCACTGCGGATGATGTTACCCATAACCCGAAAATTTTCCTGCCCAAAGATTCCAAAGCAACCGGTCTGTTCAAGCAAAAAAGCGGGAACGAGAGATTTTTGCCGGTAGAGGATGCCTGGTTCAATCCGATCCGGGAGCTGTCCAAATAA
- the phnC gene encoding phosphonate ABC transporter ATP-binding protein — protein MTTLLEFKHVSKQYGHETQALTDVSFSVEKGEFVSIIGPSGAGKSTLLRCINRMIDASSGEICFEGNNVLAFRKSELKKLRRSIGMIFQHYNLVERLSVIENVLHGRLGYKSTLAGMLGIYREEEKRQAYEMLGILGLEEQVHKRCDQLSGGQKQRVGIARALVQGPKMLLCDEPIASLDPNASRVIMDHLRSISVNLGITVVINLHQVETALKYSDRIIGVNKGKVVYNGSPDQVTAGELQRIYGNERREAGAEQGETQAG, from the coding sequence ATGACAACGTTATTGGAATTCAAGCATGTATCCAAGCAGTACGGCCACGAAACCCAAGCGTTAACGGACGTCAGCTTTTCGGTGGAAAAAGGGGAGTTCGTATCGATTATCGGCCCGTCGGGGGCCGGAAAGTCGACCCTGCTCCGGTGCATCAACCGGATGATCGACGCGAGCAGCGGCGAAATTTGTTTTGAAGGGAACAATGTGCTGGCATTCCGGAAAAGCGAGCTGAAAAAGCTGCGGAGAAGCATCGGCATGATTTTTCAGCATTACAATCTCGTCGAGCGTCTCAGCGTCATCGAGAACGTTCTTCATGGACGGCTCGGCTATAAGTCTACGCTTGCCGGAATGCTGGGCATCTACCGCGAAGAAGAGAAACGCCAGGCGTATGAAATGCTCGGCATCCTTGGTTTGGAGGAGCAGGTTCACAAGCGCTGCGACCAGCTCAGCGGCGGCCAGAAGCAGCGGGTCGGCATCGCGAGGGCTCTGGTTCAGGGGCCGAAAATGCTGCTGTGCGACGAGCCGATCGCTTCCCTGGACCCGAATGCGTCGCGCGTCATTATGGATCATCTAAGGAGCATTTCCGTCAACCTGGGCATTACCGTCGTGATCAATCTCCATCAGGTGGAGACGGCGTTAAAGTATTCGGATCGGATCATCGGGGTCAACAAGGGAAAAGTGGTATATAACGGATCTCCGGACCAGGTTACCGCCGGCGAGCTTCAGCGCATCTACGGAAACGAGAGGAGAGAGGCCGGTGCGGAACAGGGCGAGACGCAAGCAGGGTGA
- a CDS encoding PhnE/PtxC family ABC transporter permease, giving the protein MRNRARRKQGDFFAVKRRHAYRLWGLLLLLTYGAMVLTQYDVVQGLRSIPKAAEWGITQFYPNRESFSKLPDILRTLQETLLMSIAASSVAAVFALFFAIMGSQAVGINAGLKLVSRTIATIFRNIDITVWSMILLFSFGQNVMTGYFALFFGSFGFLTRAFLESIDESSGHSVEALRATGAGYATIICQSVIPSVLPQLISWILFMIETNIRNATLIGILTGTGVGFLFNLYYKNLNYSAASLIVLIIVASILIIEFASNYIRKVVIG; this is encoded by the coding sequence GTGCGGAACAGGGCGAGACGCAAGCAGGGTGACTTCTTTGCAGTCAAAAGAAGGCATGCTTACCGTTTGTGGGGACTGCTTCTGTTACTGACTTATGGCGCGATGGTGTTGACGCAGTATGACGTCGTCCAAGGCCTGCGCTCGATACCGAAAGCGGCGGAATGGGGGATCACCCAGTTCTATCCGAACCGGGAGTCGTTCTCCAAGCTCCCCGACATTCTGCGTACCTTACAGGAGACCCTGCTGATGTCCATTGCGGCATCGTCCGTCGCCGCCGTGTTCGCGCTGTTTTTCGCCATCATGGGATCACAGGCGGTGGGAATCAACGCGGGGCTGAAGCTGGTCAGCCGGACGATTGCGACCATATTTCGGAATATCGATATTACAGTGTGGTCGATGATTCTGCTGTTTTCGTTCGGACAAAATGTCATGACGGGCTATTTTGCTCTTTTCTTCGGCTCCTTCGGGTTCCTGACCCGGGCTTTTCTGGAGTCGATCGACGAGTCCAGCGGCCACTCCGTGGAGGCGCTGCGCGCGACCGGGGCCGGGTACGCCACGATCATATGCCAGTCCGTCATCCCATCCGTGCTGCCCCAGCTGATCAGCTGGATTCTGTTCATGATCGAGACCAATATTCGGAACGCCACCCTGATCGGAATACTGACCGGCACCGGAGTCGGCTTTTTGTTCAACCTGTACTATAAAAATCTGAATTACAGCGCCGCCAGTCTGATCGTGCTGATCATCGTGGCGTCCATCCTGATCATTGAATTTGCTTCAAACTATATTCGAAAGGTGGTCATAGGATGA
- a CDS encoding PhnE/PtxC family ABC transporter permease, producing MSVPPKKPFNKAVFTIRLTLLALGLLTVFAFLTFDYKGVQVFQGVYATLLNLKTMFLQPRLHHFTLMDALFEVLITLGLAFLATLFGAVIALFLSLFSARNLSSPVAVAVIKGGVAFVRAVPTVMWVLIFAVAAGLGSVAAVIGMTFHSIGYLIKAYSEAFEEIDKGTIEALKSSGANWWQIVFQAVIPSSMSYLMSWTLLRFEINFSVAVAMGAAAGAGGIGYDMFMASSFYFDLKEIGAITYFILGFAILLEVAAGRAKRRLKAGK from the coding sequence ATGAGCGTTCCCCCGAAGAAGCCGTTTAATAAGGCCGTTTTTACGATCCGGCTGACGCTGCTGGCGTTGGGCCTATTAACCGTGTTTGCCTTCTTGACCTTCGATTATAAAGGGGTACAGGTATTTCAAGGAGTCTACGCGACTTTGCTAAACTTGAAGACGATGTTCCTGCAGCCGAGGTTGCATCATTTCACGCTTATGGATGCGCTTTTTGAGGTTCTGATTACGTTGGGGCTGGCTTTTCTTGCGACGTTGTTCGGCGCGGTGATCGCCCTCTTTCTCAGCTTGTTTTCCGCCCGCAATTTATCTTCCCCGGTCGCTGTGGCCGTCATCAAGGGCGGGGTCGCGTTCGTCCGGGCCGTTCCTACGGTGATGTGGGTCCTCATTTTTGCCGTGGCGGCAGGTTTGGGAAGCGTGGCCGCGGTGATCGGCATGACCTTCCACTCCATCGGTTATTTGATTAAAGCGTATTCCGAAGCCTTCGAGGAAATAGACAAAGGCACGATCGAGGCGCTCAAGTCCAGCGGGGCGAACTGGTGGCAGATCGTATTTCAAGCAGTTATTCCTTCCTCCATGTCTTATTTGATGTCGTGGACGCTGCTTCGCTTTGAGATCAATTTCTCCGTAGCGGTCGCCATGGGGGCGGCGGCAGGGGCCGGCGGGATCGGTTACGACATGTTTATGGCCAGCAGCTTTTATTTTGACCTGAAGGAAATCGGAGCCATCACCTATTTTATTTTGGGATTTGCGATTTTGCTGGAGGTGGCGGCGGGCCGGGCCAAACGCAGGCTTAAAGCCGGGAAATAG